The Gammaproteobacteria bacterium genome has a segment encoding these proteins:
- a CDS encoding non-heme iron oxygenase ferredoxin subunit — MTDWIDVTDADALKPGDFEVVESGDTLIAVFNVDGDLCAIEDICTHDGEELTGGPVDGGEIICPRHGARFCLRTGAALTPPAYDDVTVFPVRIENGRIQVRDISEE, encoded by the coding sequence ATGACAGACTGGATAGACGTTACCGATGCCGATGCCCTCAAACCGGGCGATTTCGAAGTCGTGGAATCGGGCGATACGCTCATTGCGGTATTCAATGTCGACGGCGATTTGTGCGCCATCGAGGATATCTGCACTCACGACGGCGAGGAACTGACCGGTGGTCCGGTCGACGGCGGCGAGATTATCTGCCCGCGTCATGGCGCCCGCTTCTGCCTGCGCACCGGCGCGGCATTAACACCGCCGGCTTATGACGACGTGACGGTATTTCCGGTACGCATCGAAAACGGCCGCATCCAGGTCAGGGATATAAGTGAAGAATGA
- a CDS encoding histidine phosphatase family protein → MKQIALMRHAKSSWKNRELDDIDRPLNKRGLRDAPMMGGRLAELDYKPDHIVSSTAVRAAVTARTVAQEIGFKASKIQPEKRLYLADPEEIFDIIRELDDKHERVMLFGHNPGFTIAANQIGDLSVDNMPTGAIAVFNLNIDAWKDCTNRCGKLKFFDFPKNPIKL, encoded by the coding sequence ATGAAACAGATCGCACTGATGCGACACGCGAAGTCGAGCTGGAAAAATCGCGAACTGGATGACATCGACCGGCCACTGAACAAGCGTGGACTGCGTGACGCGCCGATGATGGGTGGCCGCCTGGCCGAACTCGACTACAAACCCGATCATATAGTCAGCAGCACCGCTGTGCGTGCCGCCGTGACCGCGCGTACGGTAGCGCAGGAAATTGGCTTCAAGGCGTCAAAGATTCAGCCTGAAAAAAGGCTCTACCTGGCCGACCCGGAAGAAATCTTCGACATCATTCGCGAACTGGACGACAAGCACGAACGGGTGATGCTGTTCGGACATAACCCGGGCTTTACTATCGCCGCTAACCAGATTGGCGATCTCAGCGTCGATAACATGCCGACCGGCGCCATTGCCGTGTTCAACCTGAATATTGACGCATGGAAAGACTGCACGAATCGCTGCGGCAAGCTGAAGTTTTTCGACTTCCCGAAGAACCCGATAAAACTGTGA
- the sufT gene encoding putative Fe-S cluster assembly protein SufT: protein MFHPGSEPVSLRRDVDAVIIPAGDHVQLHEGTDGYITQALGGSFTVYIDGNLFRIAGHDADALGKERVMPPEAPENATDADIEKIVADQLRTCYDPEIPINIVDLGLIYRCDIDKNADGKRQIEVDMTLTAPGCGMGEILVHDVRTKLLLIPTVSEVKVDLVFDPPWNHTMMSEEARLQTGMMY, encoded by the coding sequence ATGTTTCATCCTGGCAGCGAACCGGTCAGCCTGAGGCGCGACGTCGATGCGGTCATCATTCCCGCCGGCGACCACGTGCAGCTGCATGAAGGTACCGATGGCTATATCACCCAGGCGCTGGGCGGCAGCTTTACTGTGTACATCGACGGCAACCTGTTCCGCATCGCCGGCCACGACGCCGATGCGTTGGGCAAGGAACGGGTAATGCCGCCGGAGGCGCCCGAAAACGCCACCGACGCCGATATCGAGAAGATCGTCGCCGACCAGCTTCGTACCTGCTACGACCCTGAGATCCCTATCAATATCGTCGACCTGGGGCTTATCTATCGTTGCGACATCGACAAGAACGCCGACGGCAAGCGGCAGATAGAGGTGGACATGACCCTGACCGCCCCGGGCTGCGGCATGGGCGAAATCCTGGTGCACGACGTGCGCACAAAACTGTTGTTGATTCCGACGGTTAGCGAAGTGAAGGTCGACCTGGTGTTCGACCCGCCGTGGAATCACACCATGATGTCGGAAGAAGCGCGCCTGCAGACCGGCATGATGTATTAG
- a CDS encoding cysteine desulfurase, with protein MLDVAAVRADFPALHQSVHGKPLVYLDSAASAQRPQAVLDAMDHYHRHDHANVHRGVHTLSQRATDAFENAREKIRGYINAASVSEIIYTRGTTEAINLVAQSYGRPRFGEGDEILITQMEHHSNIVPWQLTCLQTGASLRVVPINQRGELQMDQFEQLINDNTKLVAVGHISNALGTVNPVKDIVRLAHARDLPVVVDGAQAMPHARVDVQDLGCDFYAFSGHKMFGPTGIGVLYGREALLEEMPPWQGGGEMILEVSFDRTTYAALPAKFEAGTPAIAEAVGLGAAVDYLSNIGIDAIATHERELLDYATEQLAAFDGLEIVGTAEHKASVVSFTLAGAHPHDIGTIVDNEGVAIRTGHHCAMPVMDFYGVPATARASMALYNTREDIDALVAALHRVREVMG; from the coding sequence ATGCTGGACGTGGCCGCCGTGCGGGCGGACTTCCCTGCCCTGCACCAGAGCGTGCACGGCAAACCGCTGGTCTACCTGGACAGCGCCGCTTCGGCTCAGCGTCCGCAGGCCGTGCTCGACGCAATGGACCACTACCATCGCCATGATCACGCCAATGTGCACCGCGGCGTGCACACGCTGAGCCAGCGCGCTACAGATGCGTTCGAGAACGCGCGGGAAAAAATCCGTGGCTATATCAATGCAGCCTCGGTGAGCGAAATTATCTACACCCGTGGCACCACCGAGGCGATCAACCTCGTGGCGCAAAGTTATGGCCGGCCTCGCTTTGGCGAGGGCGATGAGATCCTGATTACCCAGATGGAACACCACTCCAACATCGTGCCGTGGCAACTGACCTGCCTGCAGACCGGCGCGAGCCTGCGCGTGGTGCCGATCAACCAGCGCGGCGAGCTGCAGATGGACCAGTTTGAGCAGTTGATTAATGACAACACAAAGCTGGTTGCCGTCGGTCACATCTCCAATGCGCTGGGCACAGTAAACCCTGTTAAAGACATTGTGCGACTGGCGCATGCACGCGACCTTCCGGTCGTGGTTGACGGTGCCCAGGCGATGCCGCATGCACGCGTCGACGTGCAGGATCTGGGTTGCGATTTTTATGCATTCTCCGGGCACAAGATGTTCGGCCCCACCGGCATTGGCGTGCTCTACGGGCGCGAAGCACTGCTGGAAGAAATGCCGCCGTGGCAGGGTGGCGGCGAGATGATTCTCGAAGTCAGTTTCGACCGCACTACCTATGCCGCCCTGCCCGCCAAGTTCGAGGCCGGCACGCCGGCAATTGCCGAAGCAGTCGGGCTGGGCGCAGCGGTCGATTACCTGAGCAACATCGGCATCGACGCCATCGCCACGCATGAGCGCGAACTGCTCGACTATGCTACCGAGCAACTTGCAGCTTTCGACGGGCTGGAAATCGTCGGCACCGCCGAACACAAGGCCTCGGTTGTATCTTTCACCCTGGCCGGTGCGCATCCACACGACATCGGTACCATTGTCGATAATGAGGGCGTGGCAATACGTACCGGGCATCACTGCGCCATGCCGGTAATGGATTTCTATGGCGTGCCGGCAACCGCGCGCGCATCGATGGCGCTGTACAACACGCGTGAAGACATCGATGCGCTGGTCGCGGCCCTGCACAGGGTACGTGAGGTAATGGGCTGA
- a CDS encoding SUF system NifU family Fe-S cluster assembly protein, with protein MMELADLYRDVILDHNKTPRNFRRIEPATHTARGFNPLCGDKLTVYLVMDDDIVNDVAFEGTGCAISVASSSLMTEAVKGKTESQARELFGQMHELLAGNGADAATLGKLAALGGVRQFPTRVKCASLAWHALAAALDGENEAKTE; from the coding sequence CTGATGGAGCTGGCCGATCTGTACCGCGACGTGATCCTCGATCACAACAAGACGCCGCGCAATTTTCGCCGTATCGAGCCGGCCACGCACACCGCGCGCGGCTTCAATCCATTGTGCGGCGACAAGCTCACCGTTTACCTGGTAATGGATGACGACATCGTCAACGACGTTGCCTTCGAAGGCACCGGTTGCGCCATTTCAGTGGCGTCGTCGTCGCTGATGACCGAAGCGGTAAAAGGCAAGACAGAATCGCAGGCGCGCGAGCTGTTCGGGCAGATGCACGAGCTGCTCGCAGGCAACGGCGCAGATGCCGCAACGCTGGGCAAGCTGGCTGCGCTCGGCGGCGTGCGACAGTTTCCAACCCGGGTCAAGTGTGCCTCGCTGGCATGGCATGCGCTGGCCGCAGCCCTTGATGGCGAAAACGAGGCGAAAACAGAATAA
- a CDS encoding L-serine ammonia-lyase, which produces MISIFDIFKIGIGPSSSHTVGPMRAARRFLADIDNLESVAVVNVGLFGSLALTGKGHCTDRAILLGLSGAEPDTVDPDTIEPTLDAITQARRLRLLGRHAIEFDPSVNLLMHYDEVLPQHPNGMRFTAVDASGATVAEQEFFSVGGGFVLRGDELQHDVASTESTDVPFPFNTASELLAHGSAAGLRIDELVWRNEKTWRDDEQIRSGLLHIWQVMHQCIQRGLSSSGSLPGRLGVPRRAPKLWADINDSSTHLPLGVLDHVNAFAFAVNEENAAGGRVVTAPTNGAAGIVPAVIEFYRRYVDGADDDGICRFLLTAGAIAILYKKNASISGAEMGCQGEVGVACSMAAGGLAAANGGSNAQVENAAEIGMEHNLGLTCDPVGGLVQIPCIERNAMGAVKAINATRMALRGDGAHKVSLDQVIATMRQTGRDMSSIYKETSRGGLAVNVIEC; this is translated from the coding sequence ATGATCAGCATTTTCGATATTTTCAAGATCGGTATCGGGCCGTCCAGTTCGCACACGGTCGGGCCGATGCGGGCGGCACGCCGTTTCCTGGCGGACATCGACAACCTCGAGTCAGTCGCGGTAGTCAATGTTGGCCTGTTTGGTTCCCTGGCGCTGACCGGCAAGGGGCACTGTACTGACCGGGCAATACTGCTGGGGTTGTCCGGCGCTGAACCGGATACGGTCGACCCGGATACTATCGAACCCACGCTGGATGCGATTACGCAGGCCAGGCGCCTGAGGCTGCTGGGCAGGCATGCAATTGAATTCGATCCTTCCGTCAACCTGCTGATGCACTACGACGAAGTCCTGCCTCAGCATCCGAACGGCATGCGTTTTACTGCTGTTGATGCCAGTGGGGCAACGGTGGCTGAGCAGGAATTCTTTTCGGTCGGCGGCGGCTTCGTGTTGCGCGGCGACGAACTGCAGCACGATGTCGCCAGTACGGAATCGACCGATGTGCCGTTTCCCTTCAACACGGCAAGCGAGCTGCTGGCCCATGGCAGCGCGGCGGGGCTGCGTATCGATGAGCTGGTCTGGCGCAATGAAAAAACCTGGCGCGACGACGAGCAGATTCGCAGCGGACTGTTACACATCTGGCAGGTAATGCATCAGTGTATCCAGCGTGGGCTGTCGTCCAGCGGGTCGTTGCCGGGCCGGCTGGGCGTTCCGCGCCGTGCGCCGAAGCTGTGGGCGGATATCAATGATTCAAGTACCCATCTGCCGCTGGGTGTACTCGATCACGTCAATGCTTTTGCGTTCGCTGTAAACGAGGAAAACGCCGCTGGTGGACGGGTGGTCACTGCACCGACCAACGGTGCCGCCGGAATTGTGCCCGCAGTTATCGAATTCTATCGTCGCTATGTCGACGGGGCAGACGATGACGGTATTTGCCGTTTCCTGCTGACCGCCGGGGCGATTGCCATCCTGTACAAGAAGAACGCCTCGATTTCGGGTGCCGAAATGGGCTGCCAGGGCGAAGTCGGTGTGGCCTGCTCGATGGCGGCCGGTGGCCTGGCTGCAGCGAACGGTGGCAGCAACGCCCAGGTGGAGAACGCCGCCGAGATCGGCATGGAGCACAACCTGGGGCTCACCTGCGATCCGGTCGGCGGGCTGGTGCAGATTCCGTGTATCGAGCGCAATGCCATGGGTGCGGTGAAGGCAATTAATGCAACGCGGATGGCGCTGCGTGGTGATGGCGCGCACAAGGTCTCGCTTGACCAGGTTATTGCAACAATGCGCCAGACCGGTCGCGACATGTCGTCGATCTACAAGGAAACGTCCAGAGGCGGGCTCGCGGTCAACGTCATCGAGTGTTGA
- a CDS encoding trypsin-like peptidase domain-containing protein — MRDKRRTSPVGSSRLLPALFLAAITTGCSFPTTQIETRHASYIANSNAHAMCETPDDGILSSVVRVATDDGADASGVIVAADRVLTAAHVVIDADLSLVRVHGEYRKARLLAVDPGNDLALLAVDTGSLRPVRLTHDDLFDYEQVWAVGYPLALDQVTTQGYFRNEVEGRLFTSAPIEAGASGGGLVRCRDGQFELAGIIRGYGGYWSEGELIPLHNLSIHTPATRIQNFVMRTDGTVL, encoded by the coding sequence TTGCGCGATAAACGCCGAACAAGTCCCGTCGGCTCCAGCCGGTTACTACCGGCACTGTTCCTTGCGGCCATCACAACCGGCTGCTCCTTCCCCACCACCCAGATCGAAACCCGCCACGCCAGTTACATCGCCAACAGCAATGCACACGCGATGTGTGAAACACCTGACGATGGCATCCTGTCATCCGTTGTTCGCGTTGCCACCGACGACGGTGCTGACGCAAGCGGCGTGATCGTTGCCGCTGATCGCGTCCTTACGGCTGCGCACGTGGTTATTGATGCTGACCTTTCACTGGTTCGTGTCCACGGCGAATACCGCAAAGCCCGGCTGCTGGCGGTTGATCCGGGCAATGACCTGGCCCTGCTTGCAGTCGACACCGGATCGTTGCGGCCGGTACGTCTCACTCACGATGACCTGTTCGACTACGAGCAGGTATGGGCGGTCGGCTACCCGCTGGCGCTCGACCAGGTCACCACGCAGGGCTATTTCCGCAACGAGGTCGAGGGACGACTGTTTACCTCGGCCCCGATTGAAGCCGGTGCATCCGGTGGTGGACTGGTACGCTGCCGCGACGGACAGTTTGAACTGGCCGGCATTATCCGCGGCTATGGCGGCTACTGGTCAGAAGGCGAACTGATCCCGCTGCACAACCTGTCGATCCATACCCCCGCCACGCGTATTCAGAATTTCGTAATGCGTACCGACGGCACTGTCCTGTAG